The Xanthomonas sp. CFBP 8443 genome has a window encoding:
- a CDS encoding TonB-dependent receptor, which translates to MIPTSRPLRLHALVLAVASALPAFAALAETAPVADGASADAASATSGSDATMLDAITVVSTGTTRQVQRITREDIGTAAPGTSALKVLDKLPGVQFQSADAWGAYEWSTAITLHGFDQSRLGFTLDGIPLGTMNYGVSDGLQVTRAIISENVGSVELAQGAGALGTASSSNLGGTVRYYSDDPDAEPGIRFSQTFGSDSARRTYLRGDIGDLNGFSMYTALVHGETDKWKGYGNNEYSQANVKALYQWGDGNRVSLFLDSSKRKEYDIMDLSLTSQKALGWDWDYLMPDWNSAVQIANALNGNGSYPASLNALPADYGKADASYYSGAGLRDDNLAALSGAFNLGGTATLNLAGYYHDNTGEGQWTTPYVPSSATVPLSMRTTDYRLNRHGVTASLNFTVAGNEIEIGGWYQNAKTVQERNYFLLDGAFTDLFYFNKAGTRFERGFSQHYETDTRMFYAQDTLRLLDERLTVNFGAKKLQVDTTSQSLVPTTSYAVGEIKADSDLLPQVGVNYKLDEHQEIYASYNKNMAGFGFTPFQESQAAFDAIKSSLEPETAQTYELGYRVRGDGIEASLALYHTTFDDRLLVTSPCTAIQTCAATLNNVGSVRSQGADLAVMWRPIAQLRWLNSLSYNDATYQDDYLSGGVVATAGKRVVGIPEWMFSSSLAYENAGWHAALDGKYTGRRYISYLNDSSVPSYWRFDLSAGYDFGQVGMFQNLGLSANVTNLLDKRYFATVGTNGYVVSDPNGYNQTLMAGAPRQFFVTFSGKF; encoded by the coding sequence ATGATCCCCACCTCCAGACCCTTGCGCCTGCATGCGCTGGTGCTCGCCGTCGCGTCCGCGCTGCCGGCCTTCGCCGCGCTGGCCGAGACCGCGCCGGTTGCCGACGGCGCCAGCGCCGATGCGGCGAGCGCCACCAGCGGCAGCGATGCGACGATGCTCGACGCGATCACCGTGGTGTCCACCGGCACCACCCGCCAGGTGCAGCGCATCACCCGCGAGGACATCGGCACCGCCGCCCCCGGCACCAGCGCGCTGAAGGTGCTGGACAAGCTGCCCGGCGTGCAGTTCCAGTCGGCCGATGCGTGGGGCGCCTACGAGTGGTCGACCGCGATCACCCTGCACGGCTTCGACCAGAGCCGCCTCGGCTTCACCCTGGACGGCATCCCGCTGGGCACCATGAACTACGGCGTCAGCGACGGCCTGCAGGTGACCCGCGCGATCATCTCCGAGAACGTGGGCTCGGTGGAGTTGGCGCAGGGCGCTGGCGCGCTGGGCACCGCCTCGAGCAGCAACCTCGGCGGCACCGTGCGCTACTACTCCGACGACCCGGATGCCGAGCCGGGCATCCGCTTCAGCCAGACCTTCGGCTCCGATTCCGCGCGCCGCACCTACCTGCGCGGCGACATCGGCGACCTCAACGGGTTCTCGATGTACACCGCGCTGGTGCACGGCGAAACCGACAAGTGGAAGGGCTACGGCAACAACGAGTACAGCCAGGCCAACGTCAAGGCGCTGTACCAGTGGGGCGACGGCAACCGGGTCAGCCTGTTCCTGGACAGCTCCAAGCGCAAGGAATACGACATCATGGACCTGTCGCTGACCTCGCAGAAGGCGCTGGGCTGGGACTGGGACTACCTGATGCCGGACTGGAACAGCGCGGTGCAGATCGCCAACGCGCTCAACGGCAACGGCAGCTATCCGGCGTCGTTGAACGCCCTGCCCGCCGACTACGGCAAGGCCGACGCGTCGTACTACTCCGGCGCCGGCCTGCGCGACGACAACCTGGCCGCGCTCAGCGGCGCCTTCAACCTCGGCGGCACGGCCACGCTGAACCTGGCCGGCTACTACCACGACAACACCGGCGAAGGGCAGTGGACCACGCCGTACGTGCCCTCCTCGGCCACGGTGCCGCTGTCGATGCGCACCACCGACTACCGGCTCAACCGGCATGGCGTCACCGCGTCGCTGAACTTCACCGTCGCCGGCAACGAGATCGAGATCGGCGGCTGGTACCAGAACGCCAAGACCGTGCAGGAGCGCAACTACTTCCTGCTCGATGGCGCGTTCACCGATCTGTTCTACTTCAACAAGGCCGGCACCCGGTTCGAGCGCGGTTTCTCCCAGCACTACGAAACCGACACGCGCATGTTCTATGCGCAGGACACGCTGCGCCTGCTCGACGAACGCCTGACCGTGAACTTCGGCGCCAAGAAGCTGCAGGTGGACACCACCTCGCAGTCGCTGGTGCCGACCACGTCCTACGCGGTCGGCGAAATCAAGGCCGATTCGGACCTGCTGCCGCAGGTGGGCGTGAACTACAAGCTCGACGAGCATCAGGAAATCTACGCGTCCTACAACAAGAACATGGCCGGCTTCGGCTTCACGCCGTTCCAGGAATCGCAGGCGGCGTTCGACGCGATCAAGAGCTCGCTGGAGCCGGAGACCGCGCAGACCTACGAACTGGGCTACCGCGTGCGCGGCGACGGCATCGAGGCGTCGCTGGCGCTGTACCACACCACCTTCGACGACCGCCTGCTGGTGACCTCGCCGTGCACCGCGATCCAGACCTGCGCAGCCACGCTCAACAATGTCGGCTCGGTGCGTAGCCAGGGCGCCGACCTGGCGGTGATGTGGCGCCCGATCGCGCAGCTGCGCTGGTTGAACTCGCTGTCCTACAACGACGCCACCTACCAGGACGATTACCTCAGCGGCGGCGTGGTCGCCACCGCCGGCAAGCGCGTGGTCGGCATCCCGGAGTGGATGTTCTCCAGCAGCCTGGCCTACGAAAACGCCGGCTGGCACGCAGCGCTGGATGGCAAGTACACCGGCCGCCGCTACATCAGCTACCTCAACGACTCGTCGGTGCCGAGCTACTGGCGCTTCGACCTGAGCGCGGGCTACGACTTCGGCCAGGTCGGCATGTTCCAGAACCTGGGCCTGAGCGCCAACGTCACCAACCTGCTGGACAAGCGCTACTTCGCCACGGTCGGCACCAATGGTTACGTGGTCTCCGATCCAAATGGCTACAACCAGACGCTGATGGCCGGCGCGCCGCGGCAGTTCTTCGTCACCTTCAGCGGCAAGTTCTAG